From the Notolabrus celidotus isolate fNotCel1 chromosome 12, fNotCel1.pri, whole genome shotgun sequence genome, one window contains:
- the mettl6 gene encoding tRNA N(3)-methylcytidine methyltransferase METTL6 — protein sequence MAETTGEGVPADVDPSSSSCVLGQTKTSSAREMTQEELQRLSCDRALVSEFKQLKLEKEAQKNWDLFYKRNTTNFFKDRHWTTREFEELKTCREFESQKLVLLEAGCGVGNCLFPLLEDDLNIYVYACDFSPRAVEFVKTNPLYCPERCTAFQCDLTKDDLRENVPEGSVDVVTLIFVLSAVHTDKMKAALQNICRVLKPGGIVLFRDYGLHDHAMLRFKSGSKLGENFYVRQDGTRSFFFSKESLAELFEDSGFQCVANDYVLRETVNKKEGLCVPRVFLQSKFSKPGQSQSS from the exons ATGGCAGAGACCACAGGTGAAGGTGTTCCAGCTGATGTTGATCCATCATCTTCCTCCTGTGTCCTGGGACAGACCAAGACCTCCTCAGCCAGAGAGATGacccaggaggagctgcagagactgAGCTGTGACCGAGCTCTGGTGTCTGAGTTCAAGCAGCTGAAGTTAGAGAAGGAGGCTCAGAAGAACTGGGACTTATTTTACAAAAGGAACACAACCAACTTCTTCAAGGACAGACACTGGACCACCAGGGAGTTTGAAGAGCTCAAGACAtgcagagag TTTGAGTCACAGAagctggtcctgctggaggccGGCTGTGGAGTTGGAAACTGCCTCTTCCCTCTGCTGGAGGACGACCTCAACATCTACGTGTATGCGTGTGACTTCTCCCCACGAGCTGTCGAGTTTGTCAAA ACCAACCCTCTGTACTGCCCCGAGCGATGCACCGCCTTCCAGTGCGACCTGACCAAAGACGACCTGAGGGAGAATGTCCCTGAAGGCAGCGTGGACGTCGTCACTCTCATCTTTGTGCTGTCGGCCGTCCACACTGACAAGATGAAGGCGGCTCTGCAGAACATCTGCAGG GTTCTGAAGCCTGGAGGAATCGTCCTGTTCAGGGACTACGGCCTGCACGACCACGCCATGCTCCGCTTTAAATCCGGCAGCAAACTGGGGGAGAACTTCTACGTCCGCCAAGACGGCACCaggtccttcttcttctccaaag AGTCGCTGGCCGAGCTCTTTGAGGATTCTGGTTTCCAGTGCGTCGCGAACGACTACGTCCTGAGAGAGACGGTGAACAAGAAGGAGGGGCTGTGTGTTCCCCGAGTGTTCCTGCAGAGCAAGTTCAGCAAACCCGGCCAATCACAGAGCTCCTGA